From the Lathyrus oleraceus cultivar Zhongwan6 chromosome 4, CAAS_Psat_ZW6_1.0, whole genome shotgun sequence genome, one window contains:
- the LOC127076273 gene encoding S-adenosyl-L-methionine:benzoic acid/salicylic acid carboxyl methyltransferase 3 — protein MEVAQGMHMKGGDGEESYANNSIIFQGNVISSTKLIREEAITSLYSSTLPRSLAIADLGCSCGPNTLSVVSEVIHVVENLCKKLNHSSPEYKIYLNDLAGNDFNSVFRSLDSFKEKLRDETKTEIDRCYFFGVPGSFYGRVFPDRSLHFVHSSYSVHWLSKVPEGIENSKGAIYINETSPSNVIKAYYEQFERDFSVFIKCRAEEIVEGGRMVLSILGRRGDDPFSKESCDLLDLLATALNHMVLKGLIEEDKVNTFNIPNYYPSRSEVKSSILEEGSFAINHVEFSEVDLNNSGESLHDSGYNVAQTIRAVFEPLLVSHFGEAIIDDVFQRYHEIVVDQMSREKMQTVYFTISLTRKAQ, from the exons ATGGAAGTAGCGCAGGGAATGCACATGAAAGGAGGTGATGGAGAAGAAAGTTATGCAAACAACTCAATCATTTTTCAG GGAAATGTGATTTCTTCTACAAAGCTCATAAGAGAGGAAGCCATAACCAGTCTATACTCCAGCACACTTCCTAGAAGCCTTGCAATTGCAGATTTGGGTTGTTCTTGTGGACCAAACACTTTATCTGTGGTGTCAGAAGTTATCCATGTTGTGGAGAATCTTTGCAAAAAGCTGAATCATTCTTCTCCCGAATACAAAATATATTTGAATGATCTTGCAGGAAATGACTTCAACAGCGTCTTTAGGTCACTCGATAGCTTCAAAGAGAAGCTACGAGATGAAACCAAAACTGAAATAGATCGCTGCTATTTCTTTGGAGTACCTGGTTCTTTCTATGGTAGAGTTTTTCCTGACCGGAGTCTGCATTTCGTCCATTCTTCTTATAGCGTTCATTGGCTGTCTAAGGTTCCGGAAGGAATAGAGAATAGTAAGGGTGCCATTTACATCAACGAAACGAGTCCTTCGAATGTTATTAAAGCTTACTATGAGCAATTTGAAAGAGACTTTTCCGTTTTCATCAAGTGTCGCGCTGAGGAAATAGTCGAAGGAGGTCGCATGGTTCTATCGATTTTAGGAAGAAGAGGCGATGATCCATTCAGTAAGGAAAGTTGCGACCTTTTGGATCTTCTCGCCACTGCTCTTAATCACATGGTCTTAAAG GGACTTATTGAAGAAGATAAAGTGAATACTTTCAATATTCCAAATTATTATCCATCTCGAAGTGAAGTGAAGTCGAGTATTCTCGAAGAAGGATCATTTGCCATCAACCATGTGGAGTTTTCAGAAGTAGATTTAAATAATTCTGGTGAATCATTACATGACAGTGGATACAATGTTGCGCAAACGATAAGGGCTGTGTTTGAACCTTTGCTGGTTAGTCACTTTGGTGAAGCTATAATCGACGATGTTTTTCAACGATATCACGAAATCGTGGTGGATCAAATGTCCAGGGAGAAAATGCAGACTGTTTATTTCACCATATCATTGACAAGGAAAGCACAATAA